From the genome of Lutzomyia longipalpis isolate SR_M1_2022 chromosome 2, ASM2433408v1, one region includes:
- the LOC129790556 gene encoding intraflagellar transport protein 52 homolog yields the protein MDGSTRNCVIFDQSKNELFKLHDNYKTVHRKIKNDLRIEVNKSEITEAILKDARLFIASGPQENFTEDEFKVLKIFAQNGGQVMILLGEGGETDFNTNVNFFLEEFGMSINADVALRASYYKFFHPKEVIVSEGIGTQSLMKVIREQSGGDWDQIDEIIKPEFVYPFGATLNVIAPAVSLLTTGPVVYPFNRPLCGLFCHPSGGKIMAIGSGHMFHDRYICEESNMIIWDYIFRLMTEEIPLNQLQLNDIEIFDNTLSPNTIYLADQPKICLVEAIDCEIPADFKKIFDMHLHSINNNSLREVITTYEKLDVQYESLKIIKPQFEIPLPQLQLAVFPPVFTDLQSPALELFDLDEAFSTEKAQLVQLTNKCLLAAEDRRNVDENELKYFIEECGRILNVAPPEEQLSARDILHRIGVRITQYKKLDRE from the exons ATGGATGGAAGTACGAGGAATTGTGTGATATTCGATCAGTCCAAGAATGAACTCTTCAAATTGCACGACAACTACAAGACGGTACACAGGAAAATCAAGAACGACCTGAGAATTGAGGT aaATAAATCAGAGATCACGGAAGCCATCTTGAAGGACGCTCGACTCTTCATTGCAAGCGGTCCACAAGAAAACTTCACTGAAGATGAATTTAAAGTTCTAAAG ATCTTTGCTCAAAATGGCGGTCAGGTGATGATTCTGCTGGGTGAGGGTGGTGAAACGGACTTCAATACGAATGTTAATTTCTTCCTGGAGGAATTTGGGATGAGTATCAATGCGGATGTGGCTCTACGGGCGAGCTACTACAAATTCTTCCATCCAAAGGAAGTAATAGTCAGTGAGGGAATTGGAACACAGAGCTTAATGAAGGTTATCCGGGAGCAAAGTGGCGGGGATTGGGATCAAATTGATGAGATCATCAAGCCGGAATTTGTGTATCCCTTTGGGGCCACGTTGAACGTCATAGCACCTGCTGTGTCCCTCCTGACCACTGGACCCGTTGTCTATCCCTTCAATCGTCCCCTTTGTGGGCTTTTCTGCCATCCGAGTGGGGGGAAAATCATGGCCATTGGCTCCGGGCATATGTTCCACGATAGATACATCTGCGAGGAGTCCAATATGATCATCTGGGATTACATTTTCCGCCTAATGACCGAGGAAATTCCACTAAATCAACTCCAGCTCAACGACATTGAA ATCTTTGATAACACACTCAGCCCCAATACCATCTACCTGGCGGATCAGCCCAAGATATGCCTGGTTGAGGCGATAGACTGCGAAATTCCGGcggattttaagaaaatattcgacATGCACCTCCACTCGATCAACAACAATTCCCTCCGGGAAGTCATCACGACGTACGAGAAGCTGGACGTTCAGTATGAATCACTGAAGATTATCAAGCCACAATTTGAGATTCCTCTGCCACAACTTCAGCTAGCT GTTTTCCCGCCTGTTTTTACGGATCTCCAATCCCCAGCCCTTGAGCTGTTCGACCTCGATGAAGCCTTCAGCACGGAAAAAGCCCAACTTGTTCAACTGACCAACAAATGCCTCCTGGCTGCTGAAGATCGTCGCAATGTGGATGAGAATGAGCTGAAATACTTCATTGAGGAATGTGGAAGAATTCTCAATGTTGCCCCACCGGAGGAGCAACTCTCAGCACGCGATATCCTTCACCGTATTGGCGTGCGGATAACGCAGTATAAGAAGCTCGACAGGGAATAA
- the LOC129790588 gene encoding cytochrome c oxidase subunit 5B, mitochondrial-like: MASNFCVKFLLPAARRSVTYTPVRFCKMMNDPVEHATGIEKRELLARQAGNENPFDMKVFKRGAGTKDQPNLIPSAFDARLVGCICEEDQTYVQWMWVYQGAPKRCECGHWFKLVEKAPV, encoded by the exons ATGGCGTcgaatttttgtgtgaaatttttgCTGCCCGCTGCTCGACGCAGTGTCACCTACACACCTGTTCGCTTTTGCAAAA TGATGAACGATCCCGTTGAGCACGCGACGGGTATTGAGAAGCGAGAACTGCTGGCACGACAGGCAGGCAATGAAAATCCCTTCGACATGAAGGTGTTCAAAAGGGGCGCTGGAACGAAGGATCAGCCCAACTTGATTCCATCAGCTTTCGATGCCCGGCTCGTGGGGTGCATATGCGAAGAGGATCAGACATACGTGCAGTGGATGTGGGTCTATCAA GGAGCACCAAAGCGTTGTGAATGTGGACATTGGTTTAAATTAGTTGAAAAGGCTCCCGTTTAA
- the LOC129790548 gene encoding uncharacterized protein LOC129790548 → MISRFQTLMGCSSIALGEAPRDDQACSGRGDCLNGTCLCEIRYSGDECSTFNLPYHAGVSSIFYFVALVSLIQLLICIVAEYQRLKQPSFLRACRLTTQKLLYFFVFVAALLRGAYFTTPEILQPVWASTLMSAYYPLLMTCASLVVCLWAEIFHLRDIRWEKSQFLSKSFLGFMAFNLLPYSLLAAEVLFSQLITDRNTYSHIFNGCYAALLLIVVVFFLIYGVEVFFKVRGGFVYDFGNLPSTQNVNASQLHQSRFGLLSQAIMLIVIVGFLTSETLGDFWKKKVPVYSRNWHDIVFRLVEVGVALWFPCCLWNSMAPEQLWILNPKKLLSRQIEPVASTSQGTAKATEEGQAALLKKDCWICYDPDKTEPLIQPCKCTGDVSSVHHECLRRWLVESCSKSDDVLLKCKVCDSPYEVKRTNKLDWEKGFTVQHWAKTVILVTLMCITGASAWVIIQLYVDPIVRVLTAGFAVIIGYVCVKLLGENTFTAYQRAKVSSINIVTSELDVTEKLNTICQDVTCN, encoded by the exons ATGATATCGCGATTCCAGACCTTGATGGGGTGCTCCTCAATAGCACTCGGTGAGGCTCCTCGTGACGATCAGGCGTGCTCCGGCCGGGGGGATTGTCTCAATGGCACCTGCCTCTGTGAGATTCGCTACAGCGGTGATGAGTGTTCCACCTTCAATTTGCCATACCACGCAG gtgtctCGTCGATTTTCTACTTCGTGGCTCTCGTGTCGCTCATTCAGCTGCTCATTTGCATCGTAGCAGAGTATCAGAGGCTCAAACAGCCCTCCTTCCTGCGCGCTTGTCGTCTCACAACGCAGAAGCTTCTCTACTTCTTCGTCTTTGTGGCTGCTCTCCTGCGGGGAGCTTATTTCACAACAcca gaaattcttcAACCAGTATGGGCATCTACACTGATGTCAGCATACTATCCACTCCTGATGACGTGCGCCTCACTGGTGGTTTGTCTCTGGGCAGAGATCTTCCATTTGCGTGACATTCGATGGGAGAAATCGCAGTTCCTCTCCAAGAGTTTTCTTGGATTTATGGCATTCAATCTTCTTCCATACAGCCTCCTAGCAGCGGAG GTTCTCTTCTCCCAGTTAATCACAGATCGTAACACATATTCGCACATCTTCAATGGCTGCTATGCGGCACTTCTTCTCATTGTCGTCGTCTTCTTCCTCATCTACGGCGTTGAGGTTTTCTTCAAAGTCCGCGGGGGCTTTGTGTATGACTTTGGGAATCTCCCAAGTACACAGAATGTCAATGCATCACAACTGCACCAATCACGTTTTGGGCTACTCAGTCAGGCCATCATGCTCATCGTCATTGTTGGGTTCCTCACGTCAGAGACTCTCGGGGacttttggaagaaaaa GGTTCCAGTTTATTCGAGGAATTGGCATGATATTGTGTTCCGTCTGGTTGAGGTGGGGGTGGCTCTTTGGTTCCCATGCTGCCTGTGGAATTCCATGGCGCCCGAGCAGCTGTGGATTCTCAATCCGAAGAAGCTGCTGAGTAGGCAGATTGAGCCAGTGGCGAGTACGTCACAGGGCACAGCGAAGGCAACGGAAGAAGGTCAGGCGGCATTGCTGAAGAAGGATTGTTGGATTTGCTATGATCCCGACAAGACAGAGCCACTCATTCAGCCGTGCAAATGCACCGGAGATGTGAGTTCGGTGCATCATGAATGCCTAAGGCGGTGGCTTGTGGAGAGTTGCTCAAAGTCCGATGATGTCCTGCTAAAGTGCAAAGTCTGTGATTCACCCTATGAGGTCAAAAGGACAAATAA ATTGGACTGGGAGAAGGGATTTACGGTGCAACATTGGGCTAAGACAGTCATCCTTGTGACGCTGATGTGCATCACGGGGGCAAGTGCATGGGTAATCATACAGCTATACGTTGATCCCATTGTGCGTGTCCTCACGGCGGGTTTTGCCGTCATAATTGGGTATGTTTGCGTAAAACTTTTGGGTGAAAACACCTTCACGGCGTACCAAAGGGCAAAAGTGAGTTCCATTAATATTGTCACGAGTGAATTGGACGTGACGGAGAAGCTCAATACCATCTGCCAGGATGTGACGTGCAACTGA